A single Curtobacterium sp. MCSS17_015 DNA region contains:
- a CDS encoding sugar ABC transporter permease, which translates to MRANRWFTPWLLVLPALVWLLAFSLWPSINTVRLSFTNASPLGGVSAWVGTANFRTLLADPQVWEALLNSVIYMVVCLPLLTVLPLLMAVLVQHKMPGIAFFRTAYYTPVIASAVVVGLIWNWILDDRGVVNEMAQSLGVVQGAIPFLSDRWLLLFSAISLTVWKGLGYYMIIFLAALGNVGKDLHEAAALDGAGAVRRFWSVTMPGVRGTMTLVGILVCVSALRVFSELYILTNGTGGPGGQDNSLVMLIQQYARGFTGNLGYASALSLLLFAVTLIPMLALARMNSKADK; encoded by the coding sequence ATGCGTGCGAACCGTTGGTTCACGCCCTGGCTGCTGGTGCTGCCCGCACTGGTCTGGCTGCTCGCGTTCAGTCTCTGGCCGTCGATCAACACCGTGCGGCTGTCGTTCACGAACGCCAGCCCGCTCGGCGGGGTCAGTGCGTGGGTGGGGACGGCGAACTTCCGGACCCTGCTCGCGGACCCGCAGGTGTGGGAGGCGCTGCTCAACAGCGTCATCTACATGGTGGTGTGCCTGCCGCTGCTGACGGTCCTCCCGCTCCTCATGGCCGTGCTCGTGCAGCACAAGATGCCCGGCATCGCGTTCTTCCGGACCGCGTACTACACGCCGGTCATCGCGAGCGCGGTCGTCGTCGGGCTCATCTGGAACTGGATCCTCGACGACCGTGGTGTCGTCAACGAGATGGCGCAGTCGCTCGGTGTCGTGCAGGGCGCGATCCCGTTCCTGTCCGACCGGTGGCTGCTGCTCTTCAGTGCGATCAGCCTGACCGTGTGGAAGGGCCTCGGCTACTACATGATCATCTTCCTGGCGGCCCTCGGCAACGTCGGGAAGGACCTGCACGAGGCAGCCGCGCTCGACGGCGCCGGGGCGGTTCGCCGGTTCTGGTCGGTCACGATGCCGGGCGTGCGCGGCACCATGACGCTCGTCGGCATCCTCGTGTGCGTGAGCGCCCTCCGGGTGTTCAGCGAGCTCTACATCCTGACGAACGGGACGGGTGGCCCCGGCGGCCAGGACAACTCCCTCGTCATGCTCATCCAGCAGTACGCCCGCGGCTTCACCGGCAACCTCGGCTACGCGTCCGCCCTGAGCCTCCTGCTCTTCGCCGTGACGCTGATCCCGATGCTCGCCCTCGCCCGGATGAACAGCAAGGCGGACAAGTGA
- a CDS encoding response regulator transcription factor, translating to MTDGPDAARIRAVVVDDAVLLREGLARVLDEAGIDVVGQFGDPASFLAALPALAPDVVVMDVRMPPTFTDEGVRAAVQARRIAPRTGILLLSQYVEATYAEDVLAAGSSGIGYLLKDRVTRLDEIDDAVRRVASGGTVLDPEVVTQLMSRRRDPLAALTPREREVLGLMAEGRTNAAIARALVIGTGAVEKHVSSIFAKLALEDTGEDHRRVLAVLAYLG from the coding sequence ATGACCGACGGCCCGGATGCAGCACGCATCCGGGCCGTCGTCGTCGACGACGCCGTCCTGCTCCGCGAGGGACTGGCCCGCGTCCTCGACGAAGCCGGCATCGACGTCGTCGGTCAGTTCGGCGACCCGGCCTCGTTCCTGGCGGCGCTGCCCGCGCTCGCGCCCGACGTCGTCGTGATGGACGTGCGGATGCCGCCGACGTTCACGGACGAAGGGGTCCGGGCCGCCGTGCAGGCCCGGCGGATCGCGCCCCGGACCGGGATCCTGCTCCTCTCGCAGTACGTCGAGGCGACCTACGCGGAAGACGTCCTCGCCGCCGGCAGCTCGGGCATCGGCTACCTGCTCAAGGACCGCGTCACCCGGCTCGACGAGATCGACGACGCCGTACGCCGGGTGGCCTCGGGCGGCACGGTGCTCGACCCCGAGGTCGTCACGCAGCTCATGAGCCGCCGCCGCGATCCGCTCGCGGCCCTGACCCCGCGCGAACGCGAGGTCCTCGGGCTGATGGCGGAGGGCCGCACGAACGCCGCCATCGCCCGCGCCCTGGTGATCGGCACCGGAGCGGTCGAGAAGCACGTGTCGAGCATCTTCGCCAAGCTCGCGCTCGAGGACACCGGCGAGGACCACCGCCGGGTCCTGGCCGTCCTGGCGTACCTCGGATGA
- a CDS encoding AraC family transcriptional regulator — protein sequence MERTRTVEQTRDIAHARELVARAYRTHGLQVTAGEKPFSFEETVTGTELLSLESTKSTGTVRGEVEGDGEVIVAWLKSGRGTVDGDELLVGRPVIYREGRQSFRWDDFAEDVIRIDRDTVERVAAERGGWNQAPLEFKPHHVPEGAPLAAWWLIVRSIAGEILGSVGPVSAERERELTRYAAAGLLTAVPHWPVGQGREAPARTRLAKAEAFLLDHVPDRITIDDVAAAAGLSVRGLQGAFQRVHGTSPLTYLKGIRLLLAREQLESGAAGSVAAVARSVGMHHLSRFASAYRSEFGQLPGEVLREASTDRTPVER from the coding sequence GTGGAACGGACGCGAACGGTCGAGCAGACCCGGGACATCGCGCACGCGCGGGAACTGGTCGCGCGGGCGTACCGCACCCACGGCCTGCAGGTGACGGCGGGCGAGAAGCCGTTCTCCTTCGAGGAGACGGTGACCGGGACGGAGCTGCTGTCCCTGGAGTCCACGAAGAGCACCGGGACCGTCCGGGGCGAGGTCGAGGGGGACGGCGAGGTGATCGTGGCCTGGTTGAAGTCCGGACGGGGCACGGTGGACGGTGACGAGTTGCTGGTCGGCCGTCCGGTGATCTACCGGGAAGGCCGACAGTCGTTCCGCTGGGACGACTTCGCCGAGGACGTGATACGCATCGACCGGGACACCGTCGAACGGGTCGCCGCCGAGCGCGGCGGGTGGAACCAGGCCCCGCTGGAGTTCAAGCCGCACCACGTGCCGGAAGGCGCACCCCTGGCGGCCTGGTGGCTCATCGTCCGCTCGATCGCGGGAGAGATCCTCGGCAGCGTCGGCCCGGTCTCGGCGGAACGGGAACGGGAACTGACCCGGTACGCGGCCGCGGGGTTGCTGACCGCGGTGCCGCACTGGCCCGTCGGGCAGGGACGGGAGGCACCAGCGCGGACACGACTGGCCAAGGCGGAGGCCTTCCTGCTGGACCACGTCCCGGACCGCATCACGATCGACGACGTCGCGGCGGCGGCCGGGCTCAGCGTCCGTGGGCTGCAGGGCGCCTTCCAACGCGTCCACGGAACGTCCCCGCTGACCTACCTGAAGGGCATCCGACTGCTGCTCGCGCGCGAGCAGCTCGAATCGGGGGCTGCCGGATCGGTCGCGGCGGTGGCGCGGTCCGTCGGGATGCACCACCTGAGCCGCTTCGCGAGCGCCTACCGGTCCGAGTTCGGCCAGCTTCCGGGTGAGGTGCTCCGCGAGGCGTCGACGGATCGGACGCCGGTCGAGCGGTAG
- a CDS encoding carbohydrate ABC transporter permease has protein sequence MTNTTSTSEPAIGGNAGVAAPTPDVAGATDAGRASRQSLPGSRKRRRAVWGVMSTREKVLRYVLLVVVLFITIGPFLWQLSTSLKGTGEDIYTANPSFIPSQPTFGNYLRVGDAIPVFGYIGNSLIVAAIDVIGNIVFATLAGFAIARLQWKGRKVVLGLFLATLVLPGEATIISQFVTVKDLGLADSLVGVALPGMIAALNVLLMYNAFRQVPEEIDQAAVMDGANAMQRLRYISLPAVQGTIAVIAIFSFIGAWDDFLWPLIVLQSPDKLTLTVGLQYLQGTFATDQRMIAAGTMIAFIPIAVIFAVLQRFFFKGVEEGGVKG, from the coding sequence GTGACGAACACGACCAGCACCAGCGAACCGGCCATCGGCGGCAACGCCGGTGTCGCCGCACCGACACCCGACGTGGCCGGCGCGACGGACGCGGGCCGTGCCTCCCGGCAGTCCCTGCCAGGGAGCCGCAAGCGCCGCCGCGCCGTCTGGGGCGTCATGTCCACCCGCGAGAAGGTGCTCCGCTACGTCCTGCTCGTCGTGGTGCTCTTCATCACGATCGGTCCGTTCCTCTGGCAGCTCTCGACCTCGCTCAAGGGCACCGGCGAGGACATCTACACCGCGAACCCGTCGTTCATCCCGTCGCAGCCGACGTTCGGCAACTACCTCCGCGTGGGCGACGCCATCCCGGTCTTCGGGTACATCGGGAACTCGCTCATCGTCGCCGCGATCGACGTCATCGGGAACATCGTGTTCGCCACGCTCGCCGGTTTCGCCATCGCCCGCCTGCAGTGGAAGGGCCGCAAGGTCGTCCTCGGCCTCTTCCTCGCCACCCTCGTGCTGCCGGGCGAGGCGACGATCATCTCCCAGTTCGTCACGGTCAAGGACCTCGGTCTCGCCGACTCCCTGGTCGGTGTCGCCCTGCCCGGCATGATCGCGGCGCTCAACGTGCTGCTCATGTACAACGCCTTCCGGCAGGTGCCCGAGGAGATCGACCAGGCCGCCGTGATGGACGGCGCGAACGCCATGCAGCGGCTCCGGTACATCTCGTTGCCCGCCGTACAGGGGACGATCGCCGTGATCGCGATCTTCTCGTTCATCGGCGCGTGGGACGACTTCCTCTGGCCGCTCATCGTGCTGCAGTCGCCGGACAAGCTCACGCTGACCGTCGGACTGCAGTACCTGCAGGGCACCTTCGCCACCGACCAGCGCATGATCGCCGCCGGCACGATGATCGCCTTCATCCCGATCGCGGTGATCTTCGCGGTGCTCCAGCGCTTCTTCTTCAAGGGCGTGGAAGAGGGCGGGGTGAAGGGCTGA
- a CDS encoding sensor histidine kinase has translation MTDTDRLDLARTVPLGDAVASPDHAETVPLHDVTGSPDTAETTPLDGATAAPGNDTDPERHTSTTTPRATAPMPSQPAHDGGGPSWDATPPPSAPRGSGQGPASPVRRGGGSGMSAGAFYREAWRRSPRDFGYMALTAVLLCTLYFAFPAVLGIGGLGSRDVFNPFTLLLFFVALFVARWLGQFEKLRMSWAEPRPIRPVDWTPRWQQNWWTRTGSAVANPHYWLYLLHAVVVYPMAAVVTVGAGLLLAVGFLWPVAVVLAYVVLGQYMIDPNQIGSIAGLVFLALLSMAASVVLFPLWLRGSVLAHYWIDHGLLGGFRAEVLEQRVAGLQASRAGAVTAEGQALRQIERDLHDGPQQRLVRLRMDLASAERSFEKDPERAKRLISEASGHAQDALDELRALSRGFAPPILLDRGLIAALEALCSRSPIPVGLDVRLPDGLELGSEVQRNVYFTVSELLTNTAKHAGASAAGVYLGLLVDPSGTWFLTVSVTDDGRGGASPREGHGIEGLMGRMRALDGELTVSSPPGGPTEATARIPLGALNGVPTPRA, from the coding sequence ATGACCGACACCGACCGGCTCGACCTGGCACGCACCGTCCCCCTGGGCGACGCAGTGGCCTCGCCCGACCACGCCGAGACCGTTCCGCTGCACGACGTGACGGGCTCGCCCGACACCGCCGAGACCACCCCGCTCGACGGAGCGACCGCCGCCCCCGGGAACGACACCGACCCGGAGCGACACACCTCCACCACGACCCCGAGAGCGACCGCACCGATGCCCTCCCAGCCCGCCCACGACGGGGGCGGGCCGTCGTGGGACGCCACCCCGCCGCCGTCGGCCCCACGGGGCTCCGGGCAGGGACCGGCGTCGCCGGTGCGTCGTGGTGGCGGCAGCGGCATGTCGGCCGGCGCGTTCTACCGGGAGGCCTGGCGTCGGTCACCGCGGGACTTCGGGTACATGGCCCTCACCGCTGTGCTGCTCTGCACGCTGTACTTCGCGTTCCCGGCGGTCCTCGGCATCGGAGGCCTCGGCTCGCGCGACGTGTTCAACCCCTTCACCCTGCTGCTCTTCTTCGTGGCGCTGTTCGTCGCGCGTTGGCTCGGCCAGTTCGAGAAGCTCCGGATGAGCTGGGCGGAGCCGCGGCCGATCCGCCCGGTGGACTGGACACCCCGCTGGCAGCAGAACTGGTGGACGCGCACCGGCTCCGCCGTCGCGAACCCGCACTACTGGCTGTACCTGCTGCACGCGGTCGTCGTCTACCCGATGGCGGCGGTGGTCACGGTCGGTGCCGGTCTGCTCCTGGCGGTCGGGTTCCTCTGGCCGGTCGCCGTCGTGCTGGCCTACGTCGTCCTGGGGCAGTACATGATCGACCCGAACCAGATCGGCTCGATCGCCGGGCTCGTCTTCCTCGCCCTCCTGTCGATGGCGGCGAGCGTCGTGCTGTTCCCGCTCTGGCTGCGCGGTTCGGTGCTCGCCCACTACTGGATCGACCACGGGCTGCTCGGGGGCTTCCGCGCCGAGGTGCTCGAGCAGCGGGTCGCGGGCCTGCAGGCCTCCCGCGCGGGCGCCGTGACGGCCGAGGGGCAGGCGCTCCGCCAGATCGAACGCGACCTGCACGACGGCCCGCAGCAGCGGCTCGTCCGGCTCCGGATGGACCTGGCATCGGCGGAACGGTCGTTCGAGAAGGACCCGGAGCGCGCCAAGCGTCTCATCTCCGAGGCGTCCGGCCACGCCCAGGACGCACTCGACGAACTCCGGGCGCTGTCCCGTGGGTTCGCACCGCCGATCCTGCTCGACCGCGGGCTCATCGCGGCCCTCGAAGCCCTGTGCTCCCGCTCGCCGATCCCCGTCGGGCTCGACGTCCGCCTGCCCGACGGGCTCGAGCTCGGGTCCGAGGTCCAGCGGAACGTGTACTTCACGGTGAGCGAGCTGCTGACGAACACCGCGAAGCACGCCGGTGCCTCGGCGGCCGGGGTGTACCTCGGGCTGCTCGTCGACCCGTCTGGGACGTGGTTCCTCACCGTCAGCGTCACCGACGACGGCCGCGGCGGCGCGAGCCCGCGCGAGGGACACGGCATCGAGGGCCTGATGGGCCGCATGCGCGCGCTCGACGGCGAACTGACCGTGTCGAGCCCTCCCGGTGGTCCCACCGAGGCGACCGCGAGGATCCCGCTCGGCGCACTGAACGGCGTGCCCACCCCGCGCGCCTGA
- a CDS encoding glycosyl hydrolase, translated as MRFGVNHTPSVGWFHSWLDFSASDTARDLEAIASLGADHVRIFPLWPVVQPNRTLIRPSALEDVATVVDIAGSFGLDVNVDALQGHLSSFDFVPSWLDSWHRRNMFTDPDVVASTADYVRALAGAVADRPNLLGVTIGNEVNQFAHAPHPSPFETSPAQGHAWAAAMVTAARAGLGIGTGTDSRREARGASVPPARQPLVTLAQYDAAWYDDAQPFGPEHAAEHGDATVTHSWVFNGAARLHGALGPGSVRHGEYLLQLAAAWNGRADRPNWLQEVGAPTNVVDVADAPTFTEQTIRHALDVQELSGITWWCSHDVSRSLADFPELEYDLGLLTNDGRVKPTGERFREMALFGDGRYQPPTPPSTALVLDDVAPDGAPLGGTRADSAPGGRFAVAWLAIAEQDGRGPQVALRSRLGDTALLAARGITTCVDVPTGTASATVSVAHPATMP; from the coding sequence ATGCGCTTCGGGGTGAACCACACGCCGTCGGTGGGCTGGTTCCACTCGTGGCTCGACTTCTCGGCCTCGGACACCGCGCGGGACCTCGAGGCGATCGCGTCACTCGGCGCCGACCACGTGCGGATCTTCCCGCTCTGGCCGGTCGTGCAGCCGAACCGCACCCTGATCCGGCCGTCCGCGCTGGAGGACGTCGCCACGGTCGTCGACATCGCCGGCTCCTTCGGGCTCGACGTGAACGTCGACGCCCTGCAGGGCCACCTGTCGAGCTTCGACTTCGTGCCGTCATGGCTGGACAGCTGGCACCGCCGGAACATGTTCACGGACCCGGACGTCGTCGCCTCGACCGCGGACTACGTGCGGGCGCTCGCCGGGGCGGTGGCCGACCGGCCGAACCTGCTCGGTGTGACCATCGGCAACGAGGTCAACCAGTTCGCGCACGCGCCGCACCCGTCGCCGTTCGAGACGAGCCCGGCGCAGGGGCACGCGTGGGCGGCGGCGATGGTCACCGCGGCGCGCGCCGGCCTCGGCATCGGTACCGGTACCGACAGCAGACGGGAGGCCCGTGGTGCCTCCGTCCCGCCGGCCCGGCAGCCGCTGGTCACCCTCGCCCAGTACGACGCCGCCTGGTACGACGACGCCCAACCGTTCGGCCCCGAACACGCGGCCGAGCACGGTGACGCGACGGTCACCCACTCGTGGGTGTTCAACGGTGCCGCCCGCCTCCACGGCGCCCTCGGCCCCGGGTCCGTCCGCCACGGCGAGTACCTGCTCCAGCTCGCCGCCGCGTGGAACGGACGCGCAGACCGGCCGAACTGGTTGCAGGAGGTCGGCGCACCGACCAACGTGGTGGACGTGGCCGACGCCCCGACGTTCACCGAGCAGACGATCCGGCACGCCCTCGACGTGCAGGAGCTGTCCGGCATCACGTGGTGGTGCTCGCACGACGTCTCCCGGTCGCTGGCAGACTTCCCGGAGCTGGAGTACGACCTCGGGCTGCTCACGAACGACGGCCGCGTGAAGCCGACGGGGGAGCGGTTCCGCGAGATGGCCCTGTTCGGCGACGGCCGGTACCAGCCCCCGACCCCGCCCTCGACTGCGCTCGTGCTCGACGACGTCGCCCCGGACGGGGCGCCGCTCGGCGGGACGCGGGCCGACTCCGCCCCCGGTGGCCGGTTCGCGGTGGCATGGCTCGCGATCGCCGAGCAGGACGGCCGCGGCCCCCAGGTCGCGCTGCGCTCGCGACTCGGCGACACCGCACTCCTCGCCGCGCGGGGGATCACCACCTGCGTCGACGTCCCGACCGGCACGGCGTCGGCGACCGTCTCCGTCGCACACCCCGCGACGATGCCCTGA
- a CDS encoding LacI family DNA-binding transcriptional regulator: MATGRRTTIADIAARAGVSISAVSFALNGRPGVSEATRERVRQAARELDWQPHTAARALGGAKAGSIGFVLNRPARTLGTESFFGDLISGIQLGLTGTHIGMTLLVARDADEELETYRDWWRGHRVDGVIVIDPRRDDERLRLLAQLGMPSVVVGSHPTPAGSAPSVWIDDSDATDTVLRYLRALGHRRIAHVSGPPEFEHTALRIERVRAFAGTFPDASDDDRTESVPTDYSAEAGAAATRRLLSGARRPTAIVFDNDVLAVAGLGVASEMGVRVPQDVSIVSFDDSAMIRLVRPAITSLTRDTVELGQRAAVLLREQIEADGPLPSRPGPELTLSVRESTARVGS, from the coding sequence GTGGCCACAGGACGCCGGACGACGATCGCCGACATCGCGGCACGGGCTGGCGTTTCGATCAGCGCCGTGTCCTTCGCGCTGAACGGGCGCCCCGGCGTCTCCGAGGCGACCCGCGAGCGGGTCCGCCAGGCGGCACGAGAACTCGACTGGCAGCCGCACACCGCCGCCCGTGCACTCGGCGGCGCGAAGGCCGGGTCGATCGGCTTCGTGCTGAACCGGCCGGCACGCACCCTCGGCACCGAGTCGTTCTTCGGCGACCTCATCTCGGGGATCCAGCTCGGGCTCACGGGGACCCACATCGGCATGACGCTGCTCGTCGCCCGCGATGCCGACGAGGAGCTCGAGACCTACCGGGACTGGTGGCGTGGGCACCGGGTGGACGGCGTCATCGTGATCGACCCGCGCCGGGACGACGAGCGGCTCCGCCTGCTCGCCCAGCTCGGGATGCCGTCGGTCGTCGTCGGGTCGCACCCCACTCCGGCCGGATCGGCACCGAGCGTCTGGATCGACGACTCGGACGCCACCGACACCGTCCTGCGGTACCTCCGGGCACTCGGGCACCGCCGCATCGCCCACGTCTCCGGCCCGCCGGAGTTCGAGCACACAGCGCTGCGGATCGAACGCGTCCGGGCCTTCGCGGGCACCTTCCCCGACGCCAGCGACGACGACCGCACCGAGTCCGTGCCCACCGACTACTCCGCCGAGGCCGGTGCCGCTGCGACCCGCCGCCTGCTGTCCGGCGCGCGACGACCGACCGCGATCGTGTTCGACAACGACGTGTTGGCCGTCGCGGGCCTCGGCGTCGCGAGTGAGATGGGGGTCCGGGTCCCGCAGGACGTGTCGATCGTGTCGTTCGACGACTCGGCCATGATCCGCCTGGTCCGCCCCGCGATCACGTCCCTGACCCGCGACACCGTCGAACTCGGGCAGCGGGCGGCGGTCCTGCTCCGCGAGCAGATCGAGGCGGACGGCCCACTGCCGTCACGGCCGGGGCCGGAGCTGACGCTGAGCGTGCGGGAGTCCACGGCGCGCGTCGGGAGCTGA
- a CDS encoding MarR family transcriptional regulator, which translates to MAEHHEGVPVGVLLLESVNRLRAAETMLQTRARARMALRASDFQALQFLAARGSVGAPARATDLADVLGVTSAAATQTVDRLVGRGLVERQPDPDDRRSRIIRLTADGERGLSEAYEDLPGAVQELLDAVPTAEAERMIALAAAVQVVVDRTATRSL; encoded by the coding sequence ATGGCGGAGCATCACGAGGGGGTACCGGTGGGTGTGCTGCTGCTGGAGTCCGTGAACCGGTTGCGGGCGGCGGAGACGATGCTCCAGACCCGCGCCCGTGCTCGGATGGCCCTGCGTGCCAGCGACTTCCAGGCACTCCAGTTCCTCGCTGCCCGCGGATCCGTCGGGGCGCCCGCTCGAGCGACGGACCTCGCGGACGTGCTCGGTGTCACCAGTGCTGCTGCGACCCAGACGGTCGATCGCCTCGTCGGCCGTGGCCTCGTCGAGCGGCAGCCCGATCCGGACGACCGCCGGTCTCGGATCATCCGCCTGACCGCCGACGGGGAGCGCGGTCTGTCGGAGGCGTACGAGGACCTCCCCGGCGCCGTGCAGGAGTTGCTCGACGCGGTGCCGACCGCCGAAGCAGAGCGCATGATCGCGCTCGCAGCCGCGGTGCAGGTCGTCGTCGACCGCACCGCCACCCGATCCCTCTGA
- a CDS encoding sugar ABC transporter substrate-binding protein yields the protein MRTTPRTTSGRVAAILAGAAAAALVLTGCSSGSGAATGGGGDGEVSGSITLQTWALTPTYTDYLDGVVKAFEEKYPDAEVELVDQPGDGYAEKVLSQASSNSLPDVVNLPPDIALPLAKRGFLQDVAKDDSTLGKTYVEGALAAYRYKGVDGTFGYPWYLNTDIDYWNKTMFQQCGLDPENPPTTTDELFDQAATMHEQCPDDYLMSRKPGLSDFSLAGVKILNADGTKFTFADSSKAADLIAKYAKAYQDGLMPSSVLNTDYLGNSTLFTQGKVAWTTGGATAISDFEKNNPSLKGNIIVSPALDNPPLYVQGLSVSAKSKHLATAEALAAFMTNAENQEEFAHLVNIFPSTKSSQSDPFFSEDDGTVQAKARVLANDALKTAKNLNPVEANSAMTDFLDQQIALAMKGGTSPEKALQNAQTKMNTLLANG from the coding sequence ATGAGAACCACCCCACGCACGACGTCGGGCCGAGTGGCCGCGATCCTCGCCGGCGCTGCCGCCGCAGCGCTCGTCCTCACCGGTTGCTCGAGCGGCAGCGGGGCGGCCACCGGTGGAGGTGGCGACGGAGAGGTCAGCGGGTCGATCACCCTGCAGACCTGGGCACTCACACCGACGTACACGGACTACCTCGACGGCGTCGTGAAGGCGTTCGAGGAGAAGTACCCCGACGCGGAGGTCGAGCTCGTCGACCAGCCAGGCGACGGCTACGCCGAGAAGGTGCTCAGCCAGGCGTCGTCGAACTCCCTGCCCGACGTCGTCAACCTGCCGCCGGACATCGCCCTGCCCCTCGCCAAGCGCGGGTTCCTGCAGGACGTCGCGAAGGACGACTCCACGCTCGGGAAGACCTACGTCGAGGGCGCACTCGCGGCCTACCGGTACAAGGGCGTCGACGGCACGTTCGGGTACCCGTGGTACCTCAACACCGACATCGACTACTGGAACAAGACGATGTTCCAGCAGTGCGGCCTCGACCCCGAGAACCCGCCGACGACCACCGACGAGCTCTTCGACCAGGCCGCGACCATGCACGAGCAGTGCCCGGACGACTACCTCATGAGCCGCAAGCCCGGCCTGTCCGACTTCTCACTGGCCGGCGTGAAGATCCTGAACGCAGACGGCACGAAGTTCACGTTCGCAGACTCCTCGAAGGCCGCCGACCTCATCGCGAAGTACGCGAAGGCCTACCAGGACGGCCTCATGCCGTCCTCGGTCCTCAACACCGACTACCTCGGCAACTCGACCCTGTTCACGCAGGGCAAGGTCGCCTGGACCACCGGCGGCGCGACCGCGATCAGCGACTTCGAGAAGAACAACCCGTCGCTCAAGGGCAACATCATCGTCTCGCCGGCCCTCGACAACCCGCCGCTGTACGTGCAGGGCCTCAGCGTCTCGGCGAAGAGCAAGCACCTCGCCACCGCTGAAGCGCTCGCCGCGTTCATGACCAACGCGGAGAACCAGGAGGAGTTCGCCCACCTGGTGAACATCTTCCCGTCGACCAAGTCCTCGCAGTCCGACCCGTTCTTCTCGGAGGACGACGGCACCGTGCAGGCGAAGGCCCGCGTCCTCGCGAACGACGCCTTGAAGACCGCGAAGAACCTCAACCCGGTCGAGGCGAACTCGGCGATGACCGACTTCCTCGACCAGCAGATCGCGCTGGCCATGAAGGGCGGCACGAGCCCGGAGAAGGCGCTGCAGAACGCCCAGACCAAGATGAACACCCTGCTCGCCAACGGCTGA
- a CDS encoding EamA family transporter, producing MNRVPAPLLALAAMVSVQIGAAVAKTRFEEVGSLGAVTLRLVIGALVLASVVRPRVRHWTRAQWRGAVVLGLALGGMNVFIYLAFATIPIGVAVTIEFLGPLALSLVHTRRWRDAVWAALALAGVVLLGVGPAAVGDAGGVVAAVLAAACWAAYIVMNRRVGAAIPGIDGLSVSMLVAMVVALPFGIRPAVEGVVAAPVLLVVFGVVAVLSSVLPYALEMTALRRMPTRVFGVLQSLGPAIAALAGLVVLHEALSPLEVVALACVTAASAGVTLTARRGAAPL from the coding sequence ATGAACCGGGTCCCGGCACCGCTGCTGGCGCTCGCCGCGATGGTGTCGGTCCAGATCGGTGCCGCGGTCGCGAAGACCCGGTTCGAGGAGGTCGGCTCGCTCGGCGCCGTCACCCTCCGGCTCGTCATCGGCGCCCTGGTCCTGGCGTCGGTCGTCCGCCCGCGGGTGCGGCACTGGACGCGTGCCCAGTGGCGCGGGGCCGTCGTGCTCGGTCTCGCCCTGGGCGGCATGAACGTCTTCATCTACCTGGCGTTCGCGACGATCCCGATCGGGGTCGCCGTGACGATCGAGTTCCTCGGCCCGCTGGCGCTGTCCCTCGTGCACACCCGCCGGTGGCGTGACGCCGTCTGGGCCGCCCTCGCGCTCGCCGGCGTGGTGCTGCTCGGCGTCGGGCCCGCAGCGGTCGGTGACGCCGGGGGAGTCGTCGCCGCGGTGCTCGCCGCAGCGTGCTGGGCCGCCTACATCGTGATGAACCGGCGCGTCGGCGCGGCGATCCCCGGGATCGACGGCCTGAGCGTCTCGATGCTCGTCGCGATGGTCGTGGCGCTCCCGTTCGGGATCCGGCCCGCGGTCGAGGGCGTCGTCGCGGCCCCGGTGCTCCTGGTGGTCTTCGGCGTCGTGGCGGTCCTGTCGAGCGTGCTGCCGTACGCGCTCGAGATGACCGCGCTCCGCCGGATGCCGACGCGGGTGTTCGGCGTGCTGCAGAGCCTCGGTCCGGCGATCGCGGCCCTCGCCGGACTCGTCGTCCTCCACGAGGCGCTCTCACCCCTGGAGGTCGTGGCCCTCGCCTGCGTCACCGCGGCGAGCGCCGGTGTCACGCTCACCGCGCGCCGCGGAGCGGCGCCGCTCTGA
- a CDS encoding ATP-binding protein, which produces MGTDGADVSAIHGPAWERTVLLVVPPNDVDEVHESVDDLWHLNADLGTAERIRFETALLELAGNVIEHAEGSERLLCQLTLRRTSTALEAVLSDSGAEVHVPFRTEMPDPEEMAESGRGIAMIELLMDDFSYERDPEGNRWRLVMGLPEPLRRERDVAADEGGAG; this is translated from the coding sequence ATGGGAACTGACGGCGCGGATGTCTCGGCGATCCACGGGCCGGCCTGGGAACGCACGGTGCTGCTCGTGGTCCCGCCGAACGACGTGGACGAGGTGCACGAGTCGGTGGACGACCTCTGGCACCTCAACGCCGACCTCGGCACCGCGGAACGCATCCGGTTCGAGACCGCGCTGCTCGAACTCGCGGGCAACGTCATCGAGCACGCCGAAGGGAGCGAGCGCCTGCTGTGCCAGTTGACGCTCCGGCGGACGTCGACCGCGTTGGAGGCGGTGCTCAGTGACAGCGGAGCAGAGGTGCACGTGCCGTTCCGCACGGAGATGCCGGACCCCGAGGAGATGGCGGAGTCCGGGCGCGGGATCGCGATGATCGAGTTGCTGATGGACGACTTCTCGTACGAGCGCGACCCCGAGGGGAACCGATGGCGCCTCGTGATGGGCCTCCCCGAGCCGCTCCGACGCGAGCGTGACGTGGCCGCCGACGAGGGCGGCGCGGGCTGA